Proteins from one Danaus plexippus chromosome 2, MEX_DaPlex, whole genome shotgun sequence genomic window:
- the LOC116765344 gene encoding carbonyl reductase [NADPH] 3-like, translating to MSRVAVVTGSNKGIGFSIVKLLCQRFDGVVYLTSRDVERGKEAVKKLEELGLHPNFHQLDVSVRSSVEIFKHYLEENYGGIDILINNAAVVDAGFKTCSFDEAKRVIDINYRSILTMHELIYPIVRNGGRILNISSDCGHLSNIRNKFWIEKLSKQNLSVSDVNEFVEWFLESKKNGTFNVDDIANGASVAAYRVSKVAVSAVTMIHQKEYDNKNISINSMHPGLVRTDMTAGVGFYNVDEAAQTPVYIVLDAPQSLKGAYVWFDRKVIDWYDYNADYYFKMKTITG from the coding sequence ATGTCGAGAGTTGCTGTAGTTACTGGTTCTAATAAAGGAATTGGTTTTTCGATTGTTAAATTACTGTGTCAAAGGTTCGATGGCGTGGTTTATTTGACCTCACGAGACGTAGAAAGAGGAAAGGAAGCCGTTAAAAAACTTGAAGAATTAGGATTACACCCGAATTTTCATCAACTAGATGTGTCGGTCCGAAGTAGCGTGGAAATATTTAAGCATTATTTGGAAGAAAATTATGGAGGAATTGACATTCTCATAAATAACGCTGCTGTCGTAGATGCAGGGTTTAAAACCTGTAGCTTTGATGAAGCGAAGAGAgttatagatattaattatagaagTATTTTAACAATGCATGAGTTAATTTATCCAATAGTAAGAAACGGTGGaaggatattaaatatttccagTGACTGTGGCCATCTCTCAAATATCAGGAATAAATTTTGGATCGAAAAACTGTCGAAACAGAATTTAAGTGTATCGGATGTAAATGAATTCGTGGAATGGTTTTTAGAATCAAAGAAAAACGGAACTTTCAATGTCGATGATATAGCGAACGGAGCCTCGGTCGCTGCGTATAGGGTATCCAAAGTGGCTGTTAGTGCTGTAACAATGATACATCAGAAAGAATAcgacaataaaaacatttcgaTCAACTCAATGCATCCCGGACTAGTCCGTACTGACATGACGGCTGGAGTGGGGTTCTACAATGTGGACGAGGCAGCTCAAACTCCAGTGTACATTGTTCTAGACGCACCACAGTCTCTGAAAGGTGCTTATGTTTGGTTCGACAGAAAAGTCATCGACTGGTATGATTACAAcgctgattattattttaaaatgaaaacaattacgGGATGa
- the LOC116779652 gene encoding carbonyl reductase [NADPH] 1-like yields MSKVAVVTGSNKGLGLGIVKGLCKRFGGVVYLTSRDEKRGRDAVAELNKQGLQPKYHQLDVSDKNSVLRFKNYIEANYGGIDILVNNAAVSNSDPTGFSSYEENEKLIHINFGGILTMREIIYPLVRRNGRILNISSNCGHLSNLRNQQWREKLSKEDLKLEEVQEFIEWYLESLRNGSFNTEDFVDNGTVSAYKVSKIALNAVTRIHQKEFEAKDISINSVHPGYIRTGMTAGYGFFNIDEAAETPLYIVLDAPQSLKGEYIWYDRRVLDWTNYEEDYYFTIRSLLEQQVP; encoded by the coding sequence ATGTCGAAAGTGGCTGTTGTTACCGGATCCAATAAGGGACTCGGTCTAGGAATAGTAAAAGGGTTATGTAAGAGATTTGGCGGGGTCGTTTACTTGACTTCTAGGGATGAAAAAAGAGGCAGAGATGCAGTGGCTGAACTCAATAAACAAGGATTACAACCGAAATACCATCAACTGGATGTGTCTGATAAGAACAGTGTATTAAGGTTCAAAAACTACATTGAAGCTAATTACGGAGGTATCGACATATTAGTGAACAACGCAGCAGTCAGTAACAGTGATCCAACTGGGTTTTCTTCATACGAAGAAAACGAAAAACTTATCCACATCAACTTTGGAGGAATCTTAACGATGCGAGAGATAATATACCCACTTGTAAGGAGGAATGGCcgaatacttaatatttctaGCAACTGTGGCCACTTATCTAATTTAAGGAATCAACAATGGAGGGAAAAGCTGTCTAAAGAAGATTTAAAACTAGAAGAAGTACAAGAATTCATTGAGTGGTACTTGGAATCGCTCAGGAACGGTTCTTTTAACACTGAAGATTTTGTTGACAACGGTACTGTGTCGGCATATAAAGTATCAAAAATTGCTCTAAATGCGGTCACTAGAATACATCAAAAGGAATTTGAGGCTAAagatatatctataaattcaGTGCATCCGGGATATATCCGCACGGGCATGACCGCTGGCTATGGATTTTTTAACATTGATGAAGCAGCTGAAACACCTTTGTATATTGTTCTTGACGCTCCGCAGTCCTTAAAGGGGGAATATATATGGTATGATAGAAGGGTTTTAGATTGGACAAATTACGAGgaagattattatttcacaattAGGTCTTTACTCGAACAGCAGGTTCCTTGA